The region GCGCGTCGCGCTGCCGGTAGAGGTTGACCCGGAACCGCGCCCGGCCGGGCAGGGCGTAGGCGAAGTCGAGCTCGAGCTCCTCTTCGAAGGTCTCCCGCTGCTTCTGGGTGAGGATGGCGTAGAGCATCCGCTGGATCACCGGCGGAGTCAGCAGCGGCTGGTCTTCCATCGGCGCCAGCGAGCCGTGGATCCGCAGCGTCGGACGAGCGCCCGAGCTCAGGTGAAGGTCGGAGGCGCCGCTGTCCTGCACCGCGACGAGGAGATCCGCGAGTAGCGTCGCCTCGAACTTGCTGTCCTCTTCGAGCGCGGCCCGGGCGTACGCGGTGTCCTTCTCGACCGCGTCGTCAGGTGACTCTTCCGGAGGGTGGAAGGCGGTCGGCGGCTGCACCGGCTCGAACGCGCGTGGCGGCTCGAAGGTGGCCGGAGCGGGCGCGGCGGGGGCGGGAGGGGCAGGCGCAGCGGCCGGAGGAACAGCTGCGGCAGGCGCTTCTGGGACCGCCGGGGGGGCTGCGGCCGGGAGCACGGTCGCACTCGGTGGCGCGACTGCGGGGGCGGGTGCGAACGCACTGAACGTCGGGGCGGCGGGCGCCGGTCCCGCGGCGGGCTCGGCGACCTCAGGCTGCGCCGGCACAGCGGCGACGGGCGCAGCACCGACGGGCGCAGCGGGGGCGGCAGGTGCGGCGACCGCCGACTCGATCGTGGCTGCGCCGGGCGATCCGGCCGGGATGGCGGGCGCGTAGGAGCCGTAGGTCGGGTCGTAGCCGGTGGTGGGGATGTTGGTCGCGGGGTCGACCGGCGGGGCAAGCCCCACTCCCTGGCTGCTCGGCAGCCAGCTGCCGCCGTCGGCCGGCGGCAGGCTCGAGGGCGCGAACGGTGTCGCTTCGGTGTCCTGAGTCTCCACGTCGGCATCCCCTCGTCGGCGGGCTCGGATGGCTGGGCAGGCGGGCCGCGCTCATAGTTCCGCTCTACGCGTGCATCGGCCCCCATTCGGCGGATCTTGAGCGTGTCAGCCGGGCGCATGCCGCGCGCGGATCGGGCTATACGACGACCCGCAGCACCTCTTCGATCGAAGTGAGGCCTTTGACCGCCTTGTCCATCCCGTCGAGCCGGAGCGAGATCATTCCCTGCTCGATCGCGACCCGGGTCACGTCGACCGACGTCGCGCGCTCGACGGTCATCCGCTCGATCTCCTCGCTCATCATCATGACCTCGGTGAGCGCGATCCGGCCGCGATAGCCGGTCTTGGCGCATGAGGAGCAGCCGACCGGCCGGTAGAGCGTCGGGAGCGGCTCCCCCGGCCGCCAGGGGAACCTCGCCGACTCGAGCACCGACGGCTCGGGGACGTAGGTCTCCTTGCATTTGTCGCAGAGCCGGCGAGCGAGGCGCTGAGCGAGCACGCTGTCGAGCGCCGAACCGACCAGGAACGGCTCCATCCCCATCTCGACGAGCCGGGTCAGGGCCGAGGGCGCGTCGTTGGTGTGAAGGCTGGACAGCACGAGGTGACCGGTGAGCGCCGCCTCGATCGCGATCTGGGCGGTTTCATGGTCACGGATCTCCCCGATCAGGACCACGTCAGGGTCGGACCGCAGGATCGATCGCAGCGCGCTGGCGAACGTGAGGCCCGCCTTGGGGTTGGTCTGCACCTGGTTGATGCCGCCGATGCGGTACTCGACCGGGTCCTCGACGGTGATGACGTTGATCTCGGGACGGCTGACGATGTTGAGCGTGGCGTACAGCGTCGTCGACTTGCCGGAGCCGGTCGGTCCGGTGACGAGGATCATCCCGTAGGGCTTGGTGAAGCTCGTGGAGTAGCGGGCGTAGTTTGCGTCGCTGAATCCGAGGTCGGACAGCTTGAGCATCGCCGTCGTGTTGTCCAGGATTCGCATGACGACCTTCTCGCCCCACACCGTCGGCAGGGTGGCGACACGAAGGTCGATCTTCTTCCCTTGGGCGGTGACGGAAAGCCGGCCGTCCTGCGGGATCCGCCGCTCAGCGATGTTGATGTCGGCCATGATCTTCAGCCGGCTGATCACCCCGGCCTGGATGTTGCGGGGCGACCGCATGATGTCGTGCAGCACGCCGTCGATCCGGAACCGGACTCGGAGGTCGCGCTCGTTGGGCTCCAGGTGGATGTCGGAGGCCCGGTCGTTGATCGCCTGCGTGATGAGCAGGTTCACGAACTTGACGATCGGCGCATCCTCGACGACCTGCTTGAGCTCGGAGAGGTCGTGCTCCTCCTCCTGATCCAGCGCCATCGTGAGGTCGTCGAGGTCGGAGTCCGCCCGGTGATAGCGGTTGATGGCCGCCACGACGTCGGCCTTCGTCGCGACAACCGGCTTGACGTCCATGCCGGTGATCGAGCGGAGATCGTCGAGGGCGAAGACGTTCGCCGGATCGGACATCGCGACGACCAGCCGGCCGTCCTCGTACCCGATCGGCATGGCGTTGTAGCGACGGCACACCGCGGCCGGGACCGAAGCCAGGGCGGCACCGTCGATCGGGAAATCGCCCAGGTCGACGAAGCGCATGCCGATCTGCTGCGCGAGCGCCGCGACCAGCTGGCTCT is a window of Mycobacteriales bacterium DNA encoding:
- a CDS encoding type IV pilus twitching motility protein PilT, coding for METQDTEATPFAPSSLPPADGGSWLPSSQGVGLAPPVDPATNIPTTGYDPTYGSYAPAIPAGSPGAATIESAVAAPAAPAAPVGAAPVAAVPAQPEVAEPAAGPAPAAPTFSAFAPAPAVAPPSATVLPAAAPPAVPEAPAAAVPPAAAPAPPAPAAPAPATFEPPRAFEPVQPPTAFHPPEESPDDAVEKDTAYARAALEEDSKFEATLLADLLVAVQDSGASDLHLSSGARPTLRIHGSLAPMEDQPLLTPPVIQRMLYAILTQKQRETFEEELELDFAYALPGRARFRVNLYRQRDALGAAFRIIPYEIKSLEELGVPPSVANFAMLPRGFVLVTGPTGSGKSTTLAALVDLANRTRKDHIMTCEDPIEFLHRHKSCLVNQREVGEDTWSFQNALKHVLRQDPDIILVGEMRDLETISVALTAAETGHLVFATLHTQDAAQTIDRVIDVFPPHQQQQIRVQLAGALQGIVCQTLAKTFDGKGRAVATEVLVATPAIRNLIREGKTHQIYSSLQAGAKHGMHTLDQHLAELVKSGRITYETALEKCHHVEDFNRLAGRG
- a CDS encoding ATPase, T2SS/T4P/T4SS family, which gives rise to MKQLGDILLEDGLVTQDQLAEAYDEHQRVGRALGRVLVDRGVLTESQLVAALAQQIGMRFVDLGDFPIDGAALASVPAAVCRRYNAMPIGYEDGRLVVAMSDPANVFALDDLRSITGMDVKPVVATKADVVAAINRYHRADSDLDDLTMALDQEEEHDLSELKQVVEDAPIVKFVNLLITQAINDRASDIHLEPNERDLRVRFRIDGVLHDIMRSPRNIQAGVISRLKIMADINIAERRIPQDGRLSVTAQGKKIDLRVATLPTVWGEKVVMRILDNTTAMLKLSDLGFSDANYARYSTSFTKPYGMILVTGPTGSGKSTTLYATLNIVSRPEINVITVEDPVEYRIGGINQVQTNPKAGLTFASALRSILRSDPDVVLIGEIRDHETAQIAIEAALTGHLVLSSLHTNDAPSALTRLVEMGMEPFLVGSALDSVLAQRLARRLCDKCKETYVPEPSVLESARFPWRPGEPLPTLYRPVGCSSCAKTGYRGRIALTEVMMMSEEIERMTVERATSVDVTRVAIEQGMISLRLDGMDKAVKGLTSIEEVLRVVV